From Watersipora subatra chromosome 2, tzWatSuba1.1, whole genome shotgun sequence, one genomic window encodes:
- the LOC137387228 gene encoding uncharacterized protein, with translation MPFFVAHQCSLEFEQPVVRVYGRQLVCTDRHGRLLQSKVPVIKGVVVPARTEMAIHCHITTQNYCPMKLIEGFPDGPPVASSLNKPGPKGRVITRCMNAMERSLTFRSGATIGTYTGVETPQVEEDDPLLSEAGPTSINGVLAQLELFQAARPNCEGTGQMARLASLLSRYATVFSTGDDDVGRTSGVEHMEGTRLIRQTPHRLGREKEAERQVQDLLKRRLIEPAGGAWSSPVVLVR, from the coding sequence ATGCCATTTTTCGTGGCCCATCAGTGTTCTCTCGAgtttgagcaaccggtggtcCGAGTGTATGGCAGGCAGCTAGTCTGCACAGATCGACATGGACGGCTGCTACAGAGCAAGGTACCCGTGATTAAGGGGGTGGTGGTTCCCGCCCGGACAGAGATGGCGATACACTGTCACATCACCACACAGAATTACTGCCCCATGAAACTGATTGAAGGATTTCCCGACGGACCCCCGGTAGCAAGTAGCCTGAATAAGCCGGGACCCAAGGGACGGGTCATCACCCGCTGCATGAATGCTATGGAGCGGTCATTGACCTTCCGGTCCGGAGCCACTATCGGCACTTACACGGGGGTAGAGACCCCACAGGTCGAAGAGGACGACCCCTTACTGTCTGAAGCCGGTCCaacttcaatcaatggagtgctGGCTCAGCTTGAGTTGTTCCAGGCGGCCCGGCCAAACTGTGAGGGGACAGGCCAGATGGCGAGGTTGGCCTCCTTGTTAAGTCGGTATGCCACCGTGTTCAGCACGGGTGACGACGACGTAGGGAGGACCTCCGGGGTAGAACATATGGAGGGCACTCGGCTGATCCGGCAAACCCCCCACAGACTCGGACGGGAGAAGGAGGCCGAGAGGCAGGTCCAGGATCTACTTAAGAGGAGGCTTATCGAACCAGCTggaggagcttggagctcccccgTGGTGTTAGTCCGATAA
- the LOC137387721 gene encoding 26S proteasome non-ATPase regulatory subunit 10-like — translation MSHSNVEFCQLAYEGKTLEIEAKLNANSELVYKVDQDGRSALHWASSSGKTDVVKLLLSNNAKVDSVDDLEWTALMIATSGGKKNVVELLVRRGADVNKVNRTGQCALHYAASKDHYEIAEYLLDNGAHPTVGDHINSTPLHRATSKGLIKMVQLLLVHHAEISFSDTEGNTALHIACQDEVLDVAKLLIEHGADINKMNKDEKTPLDYVKSKTRDQLILIHQRSIIPT, via the exons ATGAGTCATTCCAATGTGGAGTTCTGTCAGCTGGCATATGAAGGAAAAACTCTAGAAATTGAAGCCAAGTTAAACGCTAACAGCGAGCTTGTTTATAAAGTGGATCAGGATGGTAGATCAGCTTTGCACTGGGCCTCTTCTTCCGGCAAAACTGATGTGGTGAAGCTACTTCTATCTAACAATGCCAAG GTCGACTCGGTAGATGATCTAGAATGGACAGCACTGATGATAGCTACGAGTGGTGGTAAGAAGAATGTTGTAGAATTGCTGGTACGCAGAGGGGCTGATGTGAACAAAGTCAACAGAACAG GACAGTGCGCTTTGCATTACGCCGCATCTAAGGATCATTATGAGATAGCTGAGTACCTCCTTGACAATGGCGCTCATCCCACAGTTGGTGATCACATCAACAGCACACCTTTGCATAGAGCTACCAGTAAAG GTCTCATCAAGATGGTTCAGCTACTTCTCGTTCATCATGCCGAAATCAGTTTCAGTGACACCGAAGGCAACACAGCTCTCCACATCGCTTGCCAAGATGAGGTTCTGGATGTTGCCAAGCTGCTCATTGAACACGGAGCGGACATAAATAAGATGAACAAAGATGAGAAAACTCCTCTTGACTATGTTAAGTCTAAAACTCGCGATCAGTTGATTCTAATACACCAACGCAGCATCATACCTACGTAG